CGGATCGGGCAAGGCGCGCGAGCTGCGTGACATCGTCATGGAGAGCGGCGCCGACACCGTCGTCTGCGACGGCGAGCTCAGCCCCGGCCAGCTCATCGCCCTCGAGGACGTCGTCAAGGTGAAGGTGGTCGACCGGACCGCCCTCATCCTCGACATCTTCGCCCAGCACGCCAAGTCCCGAGAGGGCAAGGCACAGGTCGCCCTCGCGCAGATGCAGTACATGCTGCCGCGACTGCGCGGCTGGGGTGCCTCGCTGTCCCGGCAGATGGGTGGCGGCGGCGGTGGCGGCATGGCCACCCGAGGCCCCGGTGAGACCAAGATCGAGACCGACCGGCGACGGATTCGCGAGAAGATGGCGAAGATGCGCCGGGAGATCGCGGAGATGAAGACCGGCCGCGACATCAAGCGGCAGGAACGGCGCCGCAACAAGGTGCCCTCGGTCGCCATCGCCGGCTACACCAACGCGGGCAAGTCCTCGCTGCTCAACCGCCTCACGGGCGCGGGCGTCCTGGTGGAGAACGCACTGTTCGCCACCCTCGACCCGACCGTGCGCCGGGCCGAGACGCCCAGCGGCCGGGTCTACACCCTGGCCGACACGGTCGGCTTCGTCCGGCACCTGCCGCACCACCTCGTCGAGGCGTTCCGCTCCACGATGGAGGAGGTCGGTGACTCCGACCTGATCCTGCACATCGTGGACGGCTCGCACCCGGCGCCGGAGGAGCAGCTGGCGGCGGTGCGCGAGGTGATCCGCGAGGTCGGCGCGGTCAACGTGCCCGAGATCGTGGTGATCAACAAGGCGGACGCCGCGGACCCGCTCGTCCTGCAGCGGCTGCTGCGGATCGAGCGGCACTCGATCGCCGTATCGGCGCGGACGGGACTGGGCATCGAGGAACTCCTCGCGCTCATCGACTCCGAGCTGCCGCGGCCCGAGGTCGAGGTGGAGGCCATGGTGCCGTACACGCGCGGCTCGCTGGTCGCCAAGGCGCACGCCGAGGGCGAGGTGATCTCCGAGGAGCACACCCCGGACGGCACCCTGCTCAGGGCGCGGGTCCACCAGGAGCTGGCGGCGGACCTGGCACCGTACGCGCTCGCGAAGCAGTGAGCGGGCCGGACGGCTTGCCGCTTTGACGGCTTGACGGCTTGACGGGCGAGGGCCCCCTGCGGTGTGCAGGGGGCCCTCGGTCGTTCGGTCCTGCCCAACGGTGTGGGCAGGGGCTGGAGCTGGGGCTGGAGCTACTTGAACTTGCGGCTGACGGCCTCGAAGACGCCCTTCGCCTCCGGACCCAGCCGGGGTCCGGCCAGCCAGCCCGCCTTGGCCGGGCCGATCGAGGTGTTCGACACCAGCGCCGGCTTGCCGTCGGCGCCCGCCGCGACCCAGCCGCCACCGGAGGAACCGCCGGTCATGGTGCAACCGATGCGGTACATCGCCGGGTCGGTCGCGTTCAGGGACAGCCGGCCCGGCTTGTCCGTGCACTGGAAGGCCTTCTGGCCGTCGAACGGAGCCGCCGCCGGGTAGCCGGTCGCCGTGATGCTCGCGACCTTCGGCACGGCCGGCGCGGCGAACTCGACCGGGAGCGCCGAACCGACCGTCTCCTCCAGGGACTTGCCGCTGCCCTTCTCGGGCGTCACGTGCAGCACCGCGAAGTCGAACGGCGCACCCGCGCCACCGGTCGGGCCGCCGGTCGCGATCCACTGGTCCGAGGTCTGCGCCCAGTCGCTCCACCAGACGCCGTACGGGGCCACCTGCTCGCGGGGCGCGCCCTTGAGCTGCGCCGAGGGCTTGCCCGCGTTGTTGTAGGACGGGACGAAGGCGATGTTGCGGTACCAGCCGCCGGACTTGCCCGCGTGCACACAGTGGCCCGCGGTCCAGACCATGTTGGACTTGCCGGGGTGAGCCGGGTCCTTGACCACGGTCGCGGAGCAGACCATCGAGCCCTCGGGCCCGTCGAAGAAGACCTTGCCGGACTCCGGAACGCTCTGGTGGTAGGGCGGGTTTGCCGGCTTGGCCGTCACCGGGGCCGGGGCCGGGGTCGGGTCGGTGACGCCCTGGTCCTTGCCCGCGTCCGGGTCGACGGACGGGCGCTGCGGCTGCTCGGCGTCACGCATGCGGTCCGGGTCCCACAGGCCCTCGATGATCGGGTTTATGTAGTCGCCCGCCTCGCGGAGCCAGTCCTCCTGCTTCCAGTTCTTCCACTCACCCCCCCTCCACTTCTCCAGGTCGATGCCGCGCTCTTTGAGCTTCTCCTTGAGCTGGTCCGGGATCTTGATCCCGTCCGGGCCGGGGAGGCTCGCCGCCACGGTCGGCTTGGCGTCGCCGCCGGCCTCCTCGTCGCCGGGGCCGCAGGCAGCTGCGGTCAGCGCGAGCGCGGCCGCGCACAGGATCGCGGTGA
Above is a genomic segment from Streptomyces sp. NBC_01233 containing:
- the hflX gene encoding GTPase HflX → MTSSSSPSQDARDAQDVPDPQSFTESLRADALMEEDVAWSHEIDGDRDGEQFERSERAALRRVAGLSTELEDVTEVEYRQLRLERVVLVGVWTSGTVNDAENSLAELAALAETAGALVLDGVIQRRDKPDPATFIGSGKARELRDIVMESGADTVVCDGELSPGQLIALEDVVKVKVVDRTALILDIFAQHAKSREGKAQVALAQMQYMLPRLRGWGASLSRQMGGGGGGGMATRGPGETKIETDRRRIREKMAKMRREIAEMKTGRDIKRQERRRNKVPSVAIAGYTNAGKSSLLNRLTGAGVLVENALFATLDPTVRRAETPSGRVYTLADTVGFVRHLPHHLVEAFRSTMEEVGDSDLILHIVDGSHPAPEEQLAAVREVIREVGAVNVPEIVVINKADAADPLVLQRLLRIERHSIAVSARTGLGIEELLALIDSELPRPEVEVEAMVPYTRGSLVAKAHAEGEVISEEHTPDGTLLRARVHQELAADLAPYALAKQ
- a CDS encoding trypsin-like serine peptidase, giving the protein MRPNRPVTAILCAAALALTAAACGPGDEEAGGDAKPTVAASLPGPDGIKIPDQLKEKLKERGIDLEKWRGGEWKNWKQEDWLREAGDYINPIIEGLWDPDRMRDAEQPQRPSVDPDAGKDQGVTDPTPAPAPVTAKPANPPYHQSVPESGKVFFDGPEGSMVCSATVVKDPAHPGKSNMVWTAGHCVHAGKSGGWYRNIAFVPSYNNAGKPSAQLKGAPREQVAPYGVWWSDWAQTSDQWIATGGPTGGAGAPFDFAVLHVTPEKGSGKSLEETVGSALPVEFAAPAVPKVASITATGYPAAAPFDGQKAFQCTDKPGRLSLNATDPAMYRIGCTMTGGSSGGGWVAAGADGKPALVSNTSIGPAKAGWLAGPRLGPEAKGVFEAVSRKFK